A region of Brevinema andersonii DNA encodes the following proteins:
- a CDS encoding heavy metal translocating P-type ATPase — translation MNCCCTNNQSCEPENQNHETLKKVWPAVLSFLMIASGMVIEHLQLDFFQPFEVRLVWYFGAFLLVGLPVIREMLVSIRSHDFFNELTLMVTATLGAFIIGEFSEGAAVMLFYTVGELFQELAVNKAKRSIKALLDVRPDVAYVVENGVISARPPQEVVIGEILEVKTGERAPLDGILVTNEALFNTSALTGESMPRSIEKGQPVLAGMIASNKTITMQVTKLYADSTLSRILDMVQNASQHKAPTETFIRKFARIYTPTVGALALLIIVVPYFVVPNYIFKDWLYSALIFLVVSCPCALVISVPLGYFGGIGLASRNGILFKGGNYLEAMTKLTILVCDKTGTMTKGVFTVQDIRTKDVSNEEFVSMVASLEKKSNHPIARAVIEYAETHNIPLLKLSETEEVAGHGLKGFLNGVELLAGNAGLMKKYGVQIPEDLVKTVKTTVFLARDGQFLGSLVLSDEIKEDAFQAVQKLHEYGIKIVMLSGDKTQITQEVAREIGIDEAYGDLLPIDKADFVSNLKQEGHQVIAFVGDGINDAPVLALSDIGIAMGAMGSDLAIETADIVIQTDQPSKIPDAIKVAKYTRQVVLQNVILAFTVKILVMVLGVYGLATLWEAVFADVGVALLAILNAVRIQNKKI, via the coding sequence ATGAATTGTTGTTGTACAAATAATCAAAGTTGCGAACCTGAAAACCAAAATCATGAAACTCTTAAGAAAGTCTGGCCTGCAGTGCTTTCGTTTTTAATGATTGCATCCGGTATGGTAATAGAGCATTTACAGCTGGACTTTTTCCAGCCGTTTGAAGTGCGTTTGGTGTGGTATTTTGGAGCGTTTTTATTGGTAGGCCTGCCAGTAATTCGTGAAATGTTAGTTAGTATTCGTAGCCATGATTTTTTTAACGAACTTACTCTGATGGTTACGGCAACCCTAGGAGCCTTTATTATCGGAGAATTTTCCGAAGGTGCTGCTGTGATGCTTTTTTACACGGTAGGCGAATTATTTCAAGAATTGGCAGTTAACAAAGCAAAACGTAGTATTAAAGCACTTCTTGATGTACGTCCTGATGTTGCATATGTAGTGGAAAACGGTGTGATTTCTGCTCGACCTCCTCAGGAAGTGGTGATCGGTGAGATACTTGAGGTTAAAACTGGTGAACGTGCCCCCTTAGATGGGATTTTGGTGACCAATGAAGCTCTTTTTAATACGTCAGCCTTGACCGGCGAGAGTATGCCGCGTTCAATAGAAAAGGGTCAGCCTGTGCTGGCTGGTATGATTGCGTCTAATAAAACAATTACAATGCAAGTTACTAAGCTTTATGCCGACAGTACTTTGTCCCGGATTTTAGATATGGTTCAGAATGCATCCCAGCATAAAGCACCTACAGAAACTTTTATTCGTAAATTTGCGCGAATTTACACTCCCACTGTCGGAGCTTTAGCGTTGTTGATTATTGTTGTTCCTTACTTTGTTGTACCGAATTATATTTTCAAAGACTGGCTCTACAGTGCATTAATTTTTTTAGTAGTGTCGTGCCCCTGTGCGTTGGTGATTAGTGTGCCGCTGGGCTATTTTGGCGGGATAGGCCTGGCATCACGGAATGGTATTTTATTCAAAGGAGGTAATTATCTCGAAGCAATGACAAAATTAACCATATTGGTCTGTGATAAGACAGGAACAATGACGAAAGGTGTGTTTACTGTCCAAGATATCAGAACAAAAGATGTCAGCAATGAAGAATTTGTATCCATGGTGGCTTCTTTAGAGAAAAAAAGTAATCATCCTATTGCACGTGCTGTCATTGAGTATGCAGAAACTCATAATATACCGTTATTAAAGCTTTCAGAAACCGAAGAAGTGGCAGGTCATGGGCTTAAAGGATTTCTCAATGGAGTTGAATTGCTTGCTGGAAATGCAGGATTGATGAAGAAATATGGCGTTCAAATTCCAGAAGATCTTGTTAAAACAGTCAAAACAACGGTTTTTCTTGCTCGAGACGGCCAATTTTTGGGTTCGTTGGTGTTGTCTGATGAAATTAAGGAAGATGCTTTTCAGGCGGTTCAAAAGCTGCATGAATATGGGATTAAAATTGTGATGCTGTCCGGTGATAAAACTCAAATAACTCAGGAAGTTGCTCGTGAAATAGGTATTGATGAAGCTTATGGCGATTTGTTGCCTATCGATAAAGCTGATTTTGTCTCTAATTTGAAACAGGAAGGACATCAAGTAATTGCATTTGTTGGGGATGGTATTAATGATGCACCGGTATTGGCTCTCAGTGATATCGGCATTGCAATGGGAGCTATGGGGAGTGATTTGGCAATTGAAACAGCAGATATTGTTATTCAAACGGACCAACCCTCTAAAATTCCAGATGCAATTAAAGTTGCAAAATATACACGTCAGGTAGTACTTCAAAATGTTATTTTAGCATTCACTGTGAAGATTTTAGTGATGGTGTTGGGAGTTTACGGGCTAGCGACGCTTTGGGAAGCTGTTTTTGCAGATGTTGGTGTTGCTCTGCTAGCGATCCTTAACGCTGTCCGTATCCAGAATAAAAAAATATAA
- a CDS encoding DEAD/DEAH box helicase, whose product MEKSLRMNIQAQLSGQTIKQITISADITPELLDLLNQNSSIQIFSKFPELSLHEHSFLNFYKKKFKNVKKNYIIFDAPFESEILDFIGTVPTYFSIDRSPAISIERSPRLYCPRIFLNASVGTLQLLKNDSLLIPHLFQPYVIKNNTLYPVYTFLMPEQLENLYQGSYSISWEESEMLIRKLQEQPKLFAKMLSAPRIVEPPKINPILEFNYSTDKKYELSLFIEAEINNQKKHFFLDLERTQKNINQKLPLTFGNTEILVKIDKNHPAYHNIENITKQSFQNFYSVLGEIQGNKIVTSDRSNLFGQYLPKISNDTEIYRKNKNTKLHFILVQDQASIVIKNKSSVPLFGSTDWLSIDFSYDSRSIKLSLKDLEKILHQGFIEKDGTLIALPEEENDNLAKLLSLGKKNPKDEEIQVQGSFLPWILTLYPNAEIPTEWQALRDFVHEHKVPEIYLSEYAETILRDYQKIGVKRLSLMHHFGFGSVLADEMGLGKTLQVLAFLDLQQTQGQTLIVTPSSLTFNWQAEIEKFFPNRFKTLIVNGTKTEREEKIKKSRNADIIITSYHMLGIDLEQYKDLNFGFFIIDEAQHIKNKKSKRSKSVKKIKARTKIAVSGTPLENNISELWSIFDFVMPEFLGSAKSFSHDFEEPLKQFDLEKRKNTLLQLHNMTSPFIIRRTKAVVSKELPPKIEQTIVTELTDKQKSLYIQTLSRIKNHFFTMIEEKGFNQSQIDFLSALTKLRQIALHPALVYPELENLEPEIISSKMSALKELLDEAFDSGHRVLIFSQFVSMLQLIKKELEKEQISYLYIDGKTAHRVELADSFNQAEIPVFLISLKAGGVGLNLMGADTVVLFDPWWNPSVENQAVDRAHRIGQEKTVNVYRLMTKGTIEEKIYNLQRKKDFLFENIMQEDANFGAFSKEDLLSLLSDDFLEQS is encoded by the coding sequence GTGGAAAAATCATTACGTATGAACATACAAGCTCAACTCTCCGGGCAAACCATAAAACAAATAACGATTTCTGCTGATATCACTCCCGAGCTTTTAGATTTGCTTAATCAAAACTCTTCAATTCAAATTTTCTCAAAGTTTCCCGAGCTTTCTTTACATGAACACAGTTTTTTAAATTTTTACAAAAAAAAATTCAAAAATGTAAAAAAAAATTACATTATTTTTGATGCCCCTTTTGAATCTGAAATCCTAGATTTTATCGGAACAGTACCTACTTATTTTTCTATTGACAGGAGTCCGGCTATTTCGATAGAACGCTCTCCTAGACTATACTGTCCTCGGATATTCCTTAACGCATCCGTTGGAACATTACAGTTGCTTAAAAACGATTCCCTCTTGATACCCCATCTATTCCAGCCTTATGTTATTAAAAATAATACTCTTTACCCTGTCTACACATTTCTTATGCCCGAACAATTGGAAAATTTATATCAAGGTTCTTACAGCATAAGCTGGGAAGAATCAGAAATGCTCATTCGGAAATTACAAGAACAACCAAAATTATTCGCAAAAATGCTCTCGGCTCCTCGTATTGTCGAACCACCAAAAATCAATCCAATACTTGAATTTAACTACTCCACCGACAAAAAATATGAACTTAGTTTATTTATCGAAGCAGAAATAAATAATCAAAAAAAACATTTTTTTTTAGATCTAGAACGAACTCAAAAAAATATTAATCAGAAATTACCTTTAACATTTGGAAACACAGAAATATTAGTAAAAATAGATAAAAATCATCCCGCATACCACAATATTGAAAATATTACCAAACAAAGTTTCCAAAACTTTTACAGCGTTTTAGGGGAAATCCAAGGTAATAAAATTGTGACAAGCGACCGCAGTAATCTTTTTGGGCAATATCTGCCTAAAATTTCTAACGATACGGAAATCTACCGTAAAAACAAAAATACAAAACTTCATTTTATTTTGGTTCAAGATCAAGCATCCATTGTGATCAAAAATAAAAGTTCAGTACCTTTGTTTGGCAGCACAGACTGGCTCTCGATTGATTTTTCATATGACAGTCGGTCTATTAAACTATCATTGAAAGATTTAGAAAAAATACTACATCAAGGCTTCATCGAAAAGGACGGCACATTAATTGCGCTTCCTGAAGAAGAAAATGACAATCTTGCAAAATTGCTTAGCCTTGGCAAAAAAAATCCAAAAGACGAGGAAATCCAAGTACAAGGCTCATTTCTGCCATGGATTTTAACGCTCTATCCCAACGCAGAAATTCCAACAGAATGGCAAGCGCTTCGTGATTTCGTTCATGAACACAAAGTCCCGGAAATCTATCTTTCGGAATATGCAGAGACTATTCTACGAGACTATCAAAAAATCGGAGTTAAACGTTTATCTTTGATGCATCATTTTGGATTTGGATCCGTGCTTGCTGATGAAATGGGACTCGGAAAAACACTTCAAGTTTTGGCATTCCTGGACTTACAACAAACACAAGGTCAAACATTAATTGTCACGCCCAGCTCTCTTACCTTCAACTGGCAGGCTGAAATTGAAAAATTTTTTCCCAACCGTTTCAAAACACTAATTGTTAACGGTACAAAAACGGAACGTGAAGAAAAAATAAAAAAAAGCAGAAATGCCGATATCATTATTACTTCCTATCATATGTTGGGTATTGATTTAGAACAATATAAAGATCTGAATTTTGGATTTTTTATCATCGACGAAGCTCAGCATATTAAAAATAAAAAATCCAAACGTTCTAAAAGTGTTAAAAAAATCAAAGCCCGAACAAAAATTGCAGTCAGTGGAACCCCTCTTGAAAATAATATTTCAGAACTTTGGTCCATTTTCGATTTTGTAATGCCGGAATTTTTGGGATCAGCAAAGAGTTTTTCTCACGATTTCGAAGAGCCTTTAAAACAATTTGACCTTGAAAAACGAAAAAATACTTTATTACAGCTGCATAATATGACCAGTCCGTTCATTATTAGGCGAACAAAAGCAGTAGTTTCCAAAGAATTGCCTCCTAAAATTGAACAAACTATTGTTACTGAACTTACAGATAAACAAAAAAGCCTTTATATTCAAACTTTATCAAGAATTAAAAATCATTTTTTCACCATGATCGAGGAAAAAGGATTTAATCAATCACAAATTGATTTTCTTTCTGCTCTCACAAAGCTCAGACAAATCGCATTGCATCCAGCACTGGTTTATCCCGAACTAGAAAATTTAGAACCCGAAATAATTTCATCTAAAATGTCAGCACTCAAGGAACTTCTTGATGAAGCATTTGATTCTGGACACCGTGTTCTCATTTTTAGCCAATTTGTATCCATGCTACAGCTCATTAAAAAAGAATTAGAAAAAGAACAAATTTCATACCTCTACATCGATGGAAAAACAGCTCATAGAGTAGAATTAGCAGATTCGTTCAACCAAGCAGAAATTCCAGTATTTTTGATTTCGCTGAAAGCCGGAGGAGTTGGCTTGAATTTAATGGGAGCAGATACAGTTGTTTTATTTGATCCATGGTGGAATCCCTCTGTAGAAAATCAAGCAGTAGACCGAGCTCATCGCATTGGGCAGGAAAAAACCGTCAATGTTTATCGGTTGATGACAAAAGGTACGATAGAAGAAAAAATTTACAATTTACAACGGAAAAAAGACTTTTTATTTGAAAATATCATGCAGGAAGATGCCAATTTCGGAGCATTTTCCAAGGAAGATTTACTATCCTTGTTGAGTGACGATTTCCTTGAACAAAGTTAA
- a CDS encoding RNA polymerase sigma factor has translation MVANQIEEITELEIQNAIERVKDGDNEAFSIIYEAYYKMVVSILRRILKLPMNELDAYVNEAFLLIYKGLKGFKGDAKFSTYAYRIVLNYAFKVSKKRAKDKKNIAVFGENEEGIETIPDSGDTESSVVVRSFLDYAIGSLTKDMQEVIDLYYYERYPIKEIASMLNTTETAIKNRLYQARSKIKKLMTEGVYHA, from the coding sequence TTGGTTGCAAATCAGATTGAGGAAATTACCGAACTTGAAATTCAAAATGCTATCGAGCGCGTAAAAGATGGCGATAATGAAGCATTTAGTATAATTTACGAAGCGTATTATAAAATGGTAGTGTCAATTTTGCGTCGTATTTTGAAGCTGCCAATGAATGAGTTGGATGCTTATGTTAATGAAGCCTTTTTGCTGATCTATAAAGGCTTGAAAGGCTTTAAAGGTGATGCAAAATTTTCTACTTATGCATACCGTATTGTGTTGAATTACGCGTTTAAGGTATCGAAAAAGCGCGCTAAAGATAAGAAAAATATTGCCGTCTTCGGTGAAAATGAAGAAGGTATCGAAACAATTCCCGACTCTGGTGATACAGAAAGTAGCGTTGTTGTGCGCTCGTTTTTGGATTATGCGATCGGGTCTCTGACCAAAGATATGCAAGAAGTTATTGATCTCTATTATTATGAGCGCTATCCGATTAAGGAAATTGCTAGTATGTTAAATACTACAGAAACCGCTATCAAAAACCGCTTGTATCAAGCACGTTCAAAAATTAAAAAGCTTATGACCGAAGGAGTCTATCATGCATAA
- a CDS encoding M20 metallopeptidase family protein: MTLLNSLKPIQNWLIDVRRDFHRHPELSEKEFRTSKKIQQYLSEMNIPYQTGIACTGIIGNISGISSNINIALRADIDALPIQDAKICSYRSTVEGVMHACGHDAHTTILLGTAKAFSSGLVEAPCEIRLIFQPAEETIGGAERMIHQGVLDGINGIFGLHVDSSLETGKIGIKYGALNASSDMITIKISGKSGHGAYPADTVDAIVIAAQVINALQTVISRNTDARETAVLSLGVISGGTARNIVADEVVIEGTIRTLCPKVRATVNEKVRDIVETLPKAFGGHGEYTCQPGYTSLINHNFAVDIVKDNAIKLLGNNSVYEKKAPNMGVEDFAYYLEKVPGAFFHLGVGNPKKNITAPGHNKYFDIDEDALILGVAMHILNIKSATEYFRSSGKELTHPEF; encoded by the coding sequence ATGACTTTATTAAACTCACTGAAACCGATCCAAAATTGGCTTATTGATGTCAGGCGTGACTTTCACCGGCACCCGGAGTTAAGCGAAAAAGAATTTCGAACAAGCAAAAAAATTCAGCAATATCTGTCAGAAATGAATATTCCCTATCAAACAGGCATTGCTTGTACAGGCATTATTGGGAACATTTCGGGAATTTCTTCTAACATTAATATTGCATTAAGGGCTGATATAGATGCCTTGCCGATCCAGGATGCAAAAATCTGCAGTTACCGTTCGACAGTTGAAGGTGTGATGCATGCATGTGGACATGATGCACATACAACAATCTTACTGGGTACAGCAAAAGCATTTTCCTCAGGTTTGGTAGAAGCTCCTTGTGAGATTCGTTTAATTTTCCAGCCGGCAGAGGAAACAATAGGCGGCGCCGAAAGAATGATTCATCAAGGAGTTTTAGACGGAATAAATGGTATTTTTGGATTGCATGTCGATTCCAGCCTTGAAACAGGTAAAATCGGCATAAAATACGGAGCATTAAATGCTTCATCCGATATGATTACCATCAAAATTTCAGGAAAAAGTGGACACGGTGCTTACCCAGCGGATACAGTAGATGCCATAGTAATCGCAGCTCAAGTAATTAATGCTTTGCAGACAGTTATTAGCCGTAATACCGATGCCCGCGAAACAGCTGTATTAAGTTTAGGGGTTATTTCGGGAGGTACCGCTCGAAATATTGTTGCTGATGAAGTTGTTATCGAAGGAACTATTCGAACCTTATGTCCCAAAGTAAGAGCAACTGTAAATGAAAAGGTTCGTGATATTGTTGAAACTCTCCCTAAAGCTTTCGGCGGACATGGGGAATATACCTGCCAGCCGGGATATACGTCATTAATTAATCATAATTTTGCAGTTGATATTGTTAAAGATAATGCAATCAAATTACTAGGAAATAACTCAGTTTATGAAAAAAAGGCTCCAAATATGGGAGTGGAAGATTTTGCCTATTATTTGGAAAAAGTCCCCGGTGCTTTTTTTCACTTAGGAGTAGGCAATCCAAAAAAAAATATTACAGCACCTGGACATAATAAATATTTCGATATTGACGAAGATGCTCTTATTCTTGGAGTTGCAATGCATATTCTCAATATTAAGAGTGCAACGGAATACTTTCGCTCTTCAGGTAAGGAACTAACACATCCGGAATTTTGA
- the queA gene encoding tRNA preQ1(34) S-adenosylmethionine ribosyltransferase-isomerase QueA — protein MEYFLDFDLPENLIATSPAPERDGDRLMLINHNKLNHYMFTELPLFLNEGDVLVVNNSKVFKARLSIRLVRSDLESEMLLIEAENPYTWTAMLKKARRFKKGDLIIVANCVRAKVMEVLDSGLRRIRFEEPFSAERADQIGLVPLPPYIIEQRKKRSEVLYSFQDEERYQTLFAKYYGSVAAPTASLRFSQKILESLKNKGVQVAELTLHVGLGTFKPMDQLPENFKMHKEKISVPYETIQLCLQAKNKKKRVIAAGTTVCRALEASGNKAFCGETDIFIKPGYQFRMIDGLITNFHLPQSTLLLLVQAFAGIDNIRHAYAEAILQQYRFFSYGDGMLILQ, from the coding sequence ATGGAGTATTTTTTGGATTTTGATCTTCCTGAAAATCTCATCGCTACAAGCCCTGCTCCGGAACGTGATGGCGATCGTTTGATGCTAATAAATCACAACAAACTCAATCATTATATGTTTACAGAATTGCCGTTGTTCCTTAATGAAGGGGATGTTTTGGTAGTCAATAATAGTAAGGTTTTTAAAGCCCGTCTATCAATTCGGCTGGTCCGGAGTGATCTTGAATCAGAAATGCTGCTAATTGAAGCCGAAAATCCTTACACCTGGACAGCAATGCTGAAAAAAGCCCGACGTTTCAAGAAAGGAGATCTTATTATTGTTGCTAACTGCGTAAGGGCTAAAGTTATGGAAGTGTTAGATAGTGGTCTTCGGCGCATCCGATTTGAAGAACCTTTTAGTGCAGAAAGGGCTGATCAGATAGGTTTGGTGCCTTTGCCCCCGTATATCATCGAGCAGCGCAAAAAGCGTTCTGAAGTATTATATTCATTTCAGGACGAAGAGCGTTATCAGACATTGTTTGCTAAATATTATGGGTCGGTAGCAGCTCCAACTGCTTCGCTTCGTTTTTCTCAGAAAATCCTTGAATCCCTTAAAAATAAAGGGGTTCAGGTTGCCGAGTTGACACTTCATGTCGGATTAGGTACATTTAAACCGATGGATCAGCTTCCCGAAAATTTTAAAATGCATAAAGAAAAAATTTCTGTGCCCTATGAAACAATACAATTATGTCTGCAGGCAAAAAATAAAAAAAAACGTGTCATTGCTGCCGGAACAACAGTCTGCAGGGCTTTGGAGGCATCTGGAAATAAAGCGTTTTGTGGAGAGACTGATATTTTTATCAAACCTGGCTACCAATTTCGTATGATTGATGGCCTGATCACGAATTTTCATCTTCCTCAATCTACTTTATTACTACTTGTGCAAGCTTTCGCTGGAATTGATAACATCCGCCATGCTTATGCTGAAGCGATTCTTCAGCAGTATCGTTTTTTCAGCTACGGAGACGGAATGCTTATTTTACAATGA
- a CDS encoding RDD family protein — protein sequence MKTEFYPQILSLAPAWKRLIAYLVDLTFLHILVIFLIISTYGREFSLVFNYIEQHGAMEYIIKEGLFKDKLEIIQASPVAVQNMLYLQHYIFTQYFYLVFVFYNVVSIIYYALFWMGTGQTLGAKLLNIKVISVNGEPIFLASSIMRSLGLKIIEMCYGIPALFMINPIYKQYFHDKISNSVVIENKDWQNIIFEKPENGKAAENIENH from the coding sequence ATGAAAACTGAATTTTATCCTCAAATCCTCAGTCTTGCACCTGCTTGGAAACGACTTATTGCTTATTTAGTTGATCTTACTTTTCTGCATATACTGGTGATTTTCCTCATTATCAGCACATACGGCCGCGAATTTTCTCTGGTATTTAACTACATCGAACAGCATGGAGCTATGGAATATATCATCAAAGAAGGACTCTTTAAAGATAAACTCGAAATCATTCAAGCCAGCCCAGTTGCTGTTCAAAATATGCTTTACTTACAACATTATATTTTCACACAGTATTTTTATTTAGTATTCGTATTTTACAATGTAGTATCGATTATTTATTATGCTTTATTTTGGATGGGTACGGGTCAAACTCTCGGTGCTAAATTACTCAACATTAAGGTTATTTCCGTTAACGGAGAACCAATTTTCTTAGCCTCCAGTATTATGAGATCGTTAGGTCTGAAAATTATTGAAATGTGTTATGGCATACCGGCACTTTTCATGATTAATCCTATTTATAAGCAGTATTTTCATGATAAAATATCAAATTCGGTAGTCATAGAAAATAAAGACTGGCAAAATATTATCTTTGAGAAACCCGAAAATGGAAAAGCTGCAGAAAATATAGAGAATCATTAA
- a CDS encoding M20/M25/M40 family metallo-hydrolase, whose product MSEYFQEKVVSLFLELVKIASPSFEEKPVFDFIENHLKGKHAEVRRISYVSSKFDGRCTENMIIKLPATDASKKSLFFDAHADTVLPCHNVLPVVEDSIIRSSGATILGADDKCGIASMLCALDIILEKKLPHGDLVFIISSAEEVGLVGAQNIPQEELLGIDYGFVLDSGGPVGTITTKAPYHYDYRITITGRAAHAAMNPEKGINAIKLAAEIIMQLPSGRLADDTVANVGIVEGGQARNVVPAETLIIGEFRSLIHEKCFPIRDQILEIVDAVKPKAVSIECMINKTNDGYNFDESTPIVEFAARALREVGIEASYEASCGGTNANIYAGMGIPTTVLSVGMEEIHSTKEYIRIVDLVDTVRIILKMVELS is encoded by the coding sequence ATGTCAGAATATTTTCAAGAAAAAGTTGTTTCGTTATTTTTAGAACTTGTAAAAATTGCATCACCATCATTTGAAGAAAAACCTGTATTCGATTTCATTGAAAATCATCTCAAGGGAAAACATGCAGAAGTTCGAAGAATCTCTTACGTTTCTTCAAAATTTGACGGACGTTGTACCGAAAATATGATCATTAAACTGCCAGCAACAGATGCATCTAAAAAGTCATTATTTTTTGATGCACATGCTGATACAGTCTTGCCATGTCATAATGTTTTGCCGGTTGTTGAAGACAGCATTATCCGTTCTAGCGGTGCTACAATCTTAGGAGCTGATGATAAATGTGGCATTGCATCGATGCTGTGCGCGTTGGATATTATTTTAGAAAAAAAATTACCACATGGAGATTTAGTTTTCATTATTTCTTCTGCTGAAGAAGTTGGATTAGTCGGTGCGCAAAATATTCCTCAAGAGGAACTTTTGGGAATCGACTATGGTTTTGTATTGGACAGCGGCGGTCCTGTAGGAACCATTACCACAAAAGCGCCTTACCACTATGATTATCGTATTACAATTACAGGTCGAGCAGCTCACGCAGCAATGAATCCCGAAAAAGGTATCAATGCAATTAAACTGGCTGCTGAAATTATTATGCAGCTTCCTTCCGGGCGTTTGGCAGATGATACGGTTGCAAATGTCGGTATTGTTGAGGGTGGGCAAGCAAGGAATGTTGTGCCTGCAGAAACCTTAATTATTGGTGAATTTAGATCTTTAATCCATGAAAAATGTTTTCCGATTCGAGATCAAATTTTAGAAATTGTCGATGCAGTCAAACCGAAAGCAGTTTCGATTGAATGTATGATCAATAAAACCAATGACGGTTATAATTTTGATGAGTCGACCCCTATTGTTGAATTTGCAGCCCGTGCGTTGCGTGAAGTAGGTATTGAAGCTTCTTATGAGGCATCATGCGGTGGCACTAACGCAAATATTTATGCTGGAATGGGTATCCCGACTACCGTATTGAGTGTTGGCATGGAAGAAATTCATAGTACAAAAGAATATATCCGTATTGTGGATTTGGTTGATACGGTGAGGATCATTCTCAAAATGGTAGAATTATCATAA
- the serS gene encoding serine--tRNA ligase, producing the protein MLDINKLSQNMEQIKELLKYRIEDVKLIDNVIEENENRKRLQTKADQYRKKRNELVKQVGIAKAQSDELSIKGLLEEVNSLQSDLEDLEAQQHQYENSVKDMLSRIPNIPDDDVPVGVDELSNRELKRWGEIRDFDFEPRSHDEILTILNMWEPERAAKISGRGFPLLRNWGARLETALINFMLDHNISAGTEQIWLPFAVSSAALYGTGNLPKFGEDLFKIQDSDLYLNPTAEVALTNIYREDIIDGNKLPFRFTAFSPSFRKEAGAYGRETKGLIRVHQFNKVELVTVCRPGESDAEHQCMLETSEAILQKLGLPYRVVMLSQGDMGFSAAKTFDIEVWLPSLRSYREIASISNMRDFQARRAQIKFKSPDAKKNEFVHTLNGSALAVGRTMVALLENYQQEDGSIKIPDVLVPYLKSESIPLHS; encoded by the coding sequence ATGCTGGATATCAACAAATTATCTCAGAATATGGAGCAAATAAAAGAACTATTAAAATACCGGATCGAAGATGTCAAGTTAATAGATAATGTTATTGAAGAGAATGAAAACCGAAAGCGTTTGCAGACAAAAGCTGACCAATATCGCAAGAAAAGGAATGAATTAGTAAAACAAGTGGGCATAGCGAAAGCTCAAAGTGATGAATTGTCTATTAAAGGTCTATTGGAAGAGGTAAATAGTCTGCAGTCGGATCTTGAAGATCTTGAAGCCCAACAACACCAGTACGAAAATAGTGTAAAAGATATGTTATCAAGAATTCCTAATATTCCTGATGATGATGTTCCTGTTGGTGTAGATGAATTATCGAATCGCGAGCTTAAAAGATGGGGAGAAATTCGAGATTTTGATTTTGAACCCCGAAGCCATGATGAAATTTTAACAATTCTTAACATGTGGGAACCAGAACGAGCAGCAAAAATTTCCGGTCGGGGATTTCCATTGTTGCGTAATTGGGGAGCTCGGCTTGAAACTGCATTGATAAATTTTATGCTAGATCATAATATTTCAGCTGGCACCGAACAAATATGGTTGCCTTTTGCGGTGTCTTCTGCTGCTTTATATGGTACAGGAAATCTTCCAAAATTTGGTGAAGATTTATTCAAAATTCAAGATAGTGATTTATATTTGAATCCTACTGCCGAAGTAGCTTTGACAAATATTTACCGTGAAGATATTATTGATGGTAATAAACTTCCTTTTCGATTTACAGCATTTTCACCTTCTTTCCGAAAGGAAGCAGGAGCTTATGGGCGCGAAACAAAGGGATTAATTAGAGTCCACCAATTTAATAAAGTAGAATTAGTAACAGTCTGCCGTCCGGGAGAGTCCGATGCAGAACATCAGTGCATGCTTGAAACATCTGAAGCAATTTTGCAAAAATTAGGGCTTCCTTATCGTGTAGTAATGTTAAGTCAAGGAGATATGGGGTTTTCGGCTGCTAAGACTTTTGACATAGAAGTCTGGCTGCCTTCTTTAAGATCATATCGTGAGATTGCTTCTATTTCCAATATGCGTGATTTTCAAGCTCGGCGTGCGCAAATTAAATTTAAATCACCTGATGCGAAAAAAAATGAATTTGTTCATACTTTGAATGGATCTGCATTAGCAGTAGGACGTACGATGGTAGCTTTGCTCGAAAATTACCAACAAGAAGACGGTTCTATCAAAATTCCGGATGTGTTAGTTCCTTACCTGAAGAGCGAAAGTATTCCGTTGCACTCTTAA